In one Vibrio sp. VB16 genomic region, the following are encoded:
- the purL gene encoding phosphoribosylformylglycinamidine synthase, with protein sequence MRILRGSPALSEFRVNKLLELCREQDLPITDIYAEFMHFADLTADLNSEEVEKVEKLLTYGPTIQEHEPAGNLLLVTPRPGTISPWSSKATDIARNCGLSKVKRLERGTAYYVESSTTLSPSQLVQIHALIHDRMMEVVFTDTDSAAQLFKVAVPAPVADVDILSGGQQALEEANIALGLALADDEIDYLVESFTKLGRNPNDIELMMFAQANSEHCRHKIFNADWTIDGVEQEKSLFKMIKNTYETNSEYVLSAYKDNAAVMTGSHVGRFFPNPDSRQYDYHQELAHILIKVETHNHPTAISPWPGAATGSGGEIRDEGATGIGGKPKAGLVGFAVSNLRIPGFEQPWETDFGKPGRIVNALDIMLEGPLGGAAFNNEFGRPNLLGYFRTYEEKVNSHNGEEVRGYHKPIMIAGGLGNIRDEHVQKKEIPVGASLIVLGGPAMNIGLGGGAASSMASGQSAEDLDFASVQRENPEMERRCQEVIDRCWQMGEENPIAFIHDVGAGGISNALPELIDDGERGGKFQLRSVPNDEPGMSPLEIWCNESQERYVMAVAPENMACFDAICQRERAPYAVVGEATEERHLTLEDSHFDNTPIDMPLDILLGKAPKMHRDATTLKVNNPAMDTAGIEVNEALDRVLRLPTVAEKTFLITIGDRSVTGLVARDQMVGPWQVPVANCAVTAASYDTYHGEAMSMGERTPVALLDFGASARLAVGESLTNIAATDIGDIKHIKLSANWMSPSGHPGEDAGLYEAVKAVGEELCPALGLTIPVGKDSMSMKTKWEENGEQKEVTSPLSLVITAFARVEDIRKTVTPQLRTDKGETSLIYIDLGNGKNRMGATAFAQVYKALGDKPADVDSAEQLKGFYDAIQTLVREGKVMAYHDKGDGGLIVTLTEMAFAGHCGLSADIASLGSDTLSTLFNEELGAVIQVQSESVESVLVTLASFGLAELSHVIGEVELSDSIIINHDDTVVLERSRTELRTIWAETTHKMQGLRDNPKCADQEFAAKSDDSDIGLNVDLSFDVHQDIAAPYILKGAKPKMAILREQGVNSHVEMAAAFDRAGFEATDIHMSDILTGQVVLDEYHGLAACGGFSYGDVLGAGEGWAKSILFNSQARDQFEGFFKREDTFSLGVCNGCQMLSNLHELIPGAELWPRFVRNESERFEARFSLVEVQKSDSVFFSGMEGSRMPIAVSHGEGQVEVRDIAHLNAIENSGTVAVRYVDNLGNATQQYPNNPNGSPNAITGLTTTDGRVTIMMPHPERVFRTVANSWAPDSWGEDSPWMRMFRNARVNVG encoded by the coding sequence ATGAGAATTTTGCGTGGCTCCCCAGCTCTATCTGAGTTTCGAGTTAACAAGTTACTAGAACTTTGCCGTGAACAAGATCTGCCAATTACAGATATTTACGCCGAGTTTATGCACTTTGCCGACTTAACCGCTGACTTAAATAGCGAAGAGGTTGAAAAAGTAGAAAAATTACTTACTTACGGTCCAACTATTCAAGAACACGAACCAGCAGGAAACCTACTGTTGGTGACACCACGTCCGGGTACGATTTCACCTTGGTCTTCAAAGGCAACCGATATTGCGCGCAATTGTGGTCTAAGTAAGGTTAAGCGATTGGAGCGTGGTACCGCTTATTATGTTGAGTCATCGACAACGCTTTCGCCTTCACAACTTGTTCAAATTCATGCACTGATTCACGATCGAATGATGGAAGTGGTGTTTACCGATACGGACAGCGCCGCGCAGTTATTTAAGGTTGCGGTTCCTGCTCCGGTTGCCGATGTCGATATCTTGTCTGGTGGTCAACAAGCATTAGAAGAAGCAAATATCGCGCTAGGCCTAGCGTTGGCCGACGACGAGATTGATTATCTAGTCGAGAGCTTTACAAAGCTAGGTCGCAATCCAAATGATATTGAATTGATGATGTTTGCTCAGGCAAACTCTGAGCACTGTCGTCACAAGATTTTCAATGCAGATTGGACTATTGATGGTGTAGAACAAGAAAAATCATTGTTCAAAATGATTAAGAATACGTATGAAACCAACAGCGAATATGTTCTTTCTGCTTATAAAGATAATGCCGCAGTTATGACCGGCTCTCATGTCGGTCGTTTCTTCCCTAACCCTGATAGCCGTCAATATGATTATCATCAAGAACTCGCGCATATTCTGATAAAGGTGGAGACACATAACCACCCAACAGCGATTTCTCCTTGGCCGGGTGCCGCGACTGGTTCTGGTGGTGAGATTCGAGATGAAGGAGCGACGGGCATTGGTGGAAAGCCTAAAGCGGGCTTGGTGGGTTTTGCTGTCTCTAACCTGCGTATCCCTGGCTTTGAACAACCTTGGGAAACAGACTTTGGCAAGCCAGGTCGTATCGTTAACGCCTTAGATATTATGCTTGAAGGTCCTCTCGGTGGCGCGGCTTTTAATAACGAATTTGGCCGACCAAACCTGCTTGGTTATTTCCGTACCTATGAAGAAAAAGTGAACTCTCACAATGGTGAAGAGGTTCGTGGGTACCACAAACCAATCATGATCGCTGGTGGCTTAGGCAACATTCGTGATGAACATGTACAGAAAAAAGAGATCCCCGTTGGTGCAAGCTTAATTGTTCTCGGTGGTCCGGCGATGAATATTGGTCTGGGGGGCGGTGCTGCGTCTTCTATGGCTTCTGGCCAGTCCGCTGAAGACTTGGATTTCGCTTCTGTTCAGCGTGAAAACCCAGAGATGGAGCGCCGCTGTCAGGAAGTGATTGATCGCTGTTGGCAGATGGGTGAAGAGAACCCAATCGCCTTTATTCATGATGTTGGTGCGGGTGGTATTTCTAACGCATTGCCGGAGTTAATAGACGACGGTGAGCGTGGTGGTAAATTCCAACTGCGTAGCGTTCCGAATGATGAGCCGGGTATGAGCCCATTAGAGATTTGGTGTAATGAATCTCAAGAGCGCTATGTTATGGCTGTTGCGCCAGAAAACATGGCGTGTTTCGACGCCATTTGTCAGCGTGAGCGCGCACCCTATGCTGTGGTTGGTGAAGCGACAGAAGAACGCCATCTAACGTTAGAAGATTCACACTTCGACAACACGCCCATCGACATGCCATTGGATATTCTTCTTGGCAAAGCGCCAAAGATGCATCGCGATGCGACAACACTGAAAGTAAATAACCCTGCAATGGATACGGCGGGTATCGAAGTAAACGAAGCATTAGACCGTGTATTGAGATTGCCAACTGTGGCAGAAAAAACCTTCCTCATTACCATCGGTGACCGATCAGTGACGGGGCTTGTTGCTCGTGACCAAATGGTGGGCCCTTGGCAGGTTCCTGTTGCAAACTGTGCGGTAACTGCAGCCAGTTATGATACCTACCACGGTGAAGCAATGTCGATGGGTGAGCGTACCCCAGTGGCCTTACTAGACTTTGGCGCTTCTGCACGCTTAGCCGTAGGTGAATCACTGACCAATATCGCCGCAACGGATATCGGTGACATTAAGCATATTAAATTGTCTGCAAACTGGATGTCGCCATCGGGCCATCCCGGTGAAGATGCTGGTCTATACGAAGCGGTGAAAGCCGTGGGCGAAGAGCTATGCCCTGCGCTTGGACTAACCATTCCTGTTGGCAAAGATTCGATGTCAATGAAGACAAAATGGGAAGAGAACGGCGAACAAAAAGAAGTAACATCACCATTAAGTTTGGTTATTACCGCATTCGCTCGAGTTGAAGATATACGTAAAACTGTGACGCCACAGCTGCGCACTGACAAAGGTGAAACCAGCCTAATCTATATCGATTTGGGTAACGGAAAAAACCGTATGGGTGCGACCGCATTTGCTCAGGTATACAAGGCGTTGGGTGATAAACCTGCTGACGTTGACAGCGCAGAACAGTTGAAGGGCTTCTACGACGCCATTCAGACACTTGTTCGTGAAGGCAAGGTGATGGCTTATCATGATAAAGGCGATGGTGGTCTTATTGTGACGCTAACTGAAATGGCCTTTGCTGGGCATTGTGGTCTGAGTGCTGATATTGCGTCGTTGGGCAGCGATACGTTATCGACGCTATTTAATGAAGAGCTTGGTGCTGTCATTCAGGTTCAGAGTGAATCTGTTGAATCGGTTCTCGTTACCTTAGCCTCCTTTGGTTTAGCTGAGCTTAGCCATGTCATTGGCGAAGTCGAGCTGTCAGACAGCATTATTATTAACCATGACGATACCGTTGTGCTTGAGCGTTCTCGTACAGAGCTTCGTACTATCTGGGCTGAAACGACGCACAAAATGCAAGGGTTACGTGACAACCCTAAATGTGCCGACCAAGAATTTGCCGCCAAATCTGATGACAGCGATATAGGGCTTAATGTCGACCTTAGCTTCGATGTGCATCAAGATATTGCCGCACCTTATATCCTAAAAGGCGCGAAACCTAAGATGGCCATCTTACGCGAGCAAGGGGTTAACTCTCATGTGGAAATGGCCGCGGCGTTTGATCGCGCGGGCTTTGAAGCAACAGATATACACATGAGTGATATCTTAACCGGCCAAGTGGTACTCGACGAGTATCATGGTTTAGCCGCTTGTGGTGGCTTCTCTTATGGTGATGTACTCGGTGCTGGTGAAGGTTGGGCGAAATCTATCTTGTTTAACAGCCAAGCGAGAGATCAGTTTGAAGGCTTCTTTAAGCGTGAAGATACGTTCTCTTTAGGGGTTTGTAACGGCTGCCAGATGCTCTCTAATTTACATGAACTGATTCCAGGTGCAGAGCTGTGGCCGCGATTTGTTCGCAATGAATCTGAGCGTTTTGAAGCTCGCTTTAGTTTGGTTGAGGTTCAGAAATCGGATTCAGTTTTCTTTAGTGGTATGGAAGGATCTCGTATGCCTATCGCAGTTTCTCATGGCGAAGGTCAAGTAGAAGTGCGTGATATTGCACACCTAAATGCGATCGAAAACTCAGGTACGGTAGCGGTTCGTTATGTTGATAACTTGGGTAATGCAACTCAGCAATATCCAAATAACCCGAACGGTTCACCTAATGCGATTACTGGTTTAACGACGACGGATGGTCGAGTTACCATTATGATGCCGCACCCTGAGCGAGTATTCCGCACGGTTGCTAACTCCTGGGCCCCTGATTCATGGGGCGAAGATAGCCCATGGATGAGAATGTTCCGTAATGCTCGTGTGAACGTTGGCTAA
- the mltF gene encoding membrane-bound lytic murein transglycosylase MltF, translating into MRNFFNRYWHKTSLILILGLFLAGCQIESDPKSELDKVRERGVLRVGTLNNQLAYYIGPDGPTGLDYELAKRFADELGVRLEMKPAYRLSGLFPALKNSEIDIIAAGISQTPDRIQSFRAAPAYYYVSQQLVYKAGSWKPRSIKNLVERQQKNPQEILTIVSDSHFVPTLENLKIEYPTLQYSTSKDSDVKDLLRQVSTGELAYTIADSVEISLTQRLYPDIALALELTEDQPISWYMRKADDESLYALLIEFFGEMKQSGDLATLEEKYFGHVESFDYVDTRAFVRALDSKLPKWEPLFKEHAGKFDWRLIAALSYQESHWNPRATSPTGVRGMMMLTLPTAKLVGVKNRLDPEQAIIGGVKYLQRIVERVPDSIPEHEKIWFALASYNVGYGHMMDARRLTRSQKGNPDSWADVKERLPLLKKRKYYSKTRYGYARGDEARNYVENIRRYYQSIIGHVEEQLALSADIDIEGIQVIDVPLPPEENGELVGPPEKGQSILLPATTEKESTSEQKASTQEEPKQEKSVQQ; encoded by the coding sequence ATGCGTAATTTTTTTAACCGTTACTGGCACAAAACATCTCTTATACTTATTTTGGGGCTTTTCTTAGCTGGCTGTCAGATCGAATCTGATCCAAAAAGTGAATTGGATAAAGTTCGTGAAAGAGGCGTATTAAGAGTTGGAACACTGAATAATCAACTCGCCTATTATATTGGTCCCGATGGCCCTACTGGCTTAGATTATGAGCTTGCAAAACGCTTTGCCGACGAACTCGGTGTAAGACTGGAAATGAAACCCGCTTATCGTTTGTCCGGGTTATTCCCTGCATTAAAAAACAGTGAAATCGATATTATTGCGGCAGGTATTAGCCAAACTCCAGACCGCATACAGTCATTTCGTGCTGCACCTGCGTACTATTATGTTAGCCAACAGCTTGTTTACAAGGCCGGAAGTTGGAAACCAAGAAGTATTAAAAACTTGGTCGAAAGACAACAAAAGAACCCTCAAGAAATCTTAACGATCGTTTCAGACTCTCACTTCGTGCCAACATTAGAAAATCTTAAGATTGAATACCCTACGTTGCAATACTCCACCAGTAAGGACTCGGATGTAAAAGACCTACTTCGACAGGTTTCTACCGGGGAGCTTGCTTATACGATTGCCGATTCAGTGGAGATCTCTTTAACCCAACGTTTATACCCAGATATTGCACTCGCACTCGAACTGACCGAAGACCAACCTATTTCTTGGTATATGAGGAAAGCGGATGATGAAAGCCTTTATGCCTTGTTGATAGAATTTTTTGGAGAGATGAAGCAATCGGGTGATCTCGCCACACTCGAAGAAAAGTACTTTGGCCACGTAGAATCCTTTGATTACGTCGATACCCGCGCCTTCGTTCGGGCATTGGATAGCAAGTTGCCGAAATGGGAACCCCTCTTTAAAGAACACGCAGGTAAGTTTGATTGGCGCTTAATAGCCGCCCTCTCTTATCAGGAGTCACACTGGAACCCTAGAGCAACATCACCGACAGGGGTTCGTGGCATGATGATGCTCACGCTGCCTACAGCGAAGCTCGTGGGCGTCAAGAATCGCTTAGACCCAGAGCAAGCGATCATAGGTGGGGTTAAATATTTGCAGCGTATTGTTGAACGGGTACCTGATTCCATACCAGAGCACGAGAAAATTTGGTTCGCCCTCGCCTCTTATAACGTTGGTTACGGACATATGATGGATGCTCGTCGCCTAACACGTTCACAAAAAGGCAACCCCGACTCTTGGGCGGATGTAAAAGAGCGATTACCACTGCTTAAAAAACGAAAATACTATAGTAAAACTCGATACGGCTATGCCCGAGGGGATGAAGCCAGAAACTATGTCGAGAATATTCGACGCTATTATCAATCTATTATTGGTCATGTTGAAGAACAGCTGGCCTTAAGCGCCGATATAGATATTGAGGGCATTCAGGTTATTGACGTTCCGTTGCCTCCAGAAGAGAACGGGGAACTTGTGGGCCCACCAGAGAAGGGGCAATCAATCCTTCTGCCCGCGACAACAGAGAAAGAGTCAACATCAGAACAGAAAGCATCAACACAGGAAGAACCAAAGCAAGAAAAGTCGGTACAGCAATAA
- a CDS encoding type IV pilus modification PilV family protein, producing the protein MILIKQVRGFGLMEVLIVMSLISFSILGLAQLQIDTLRSARLAQRQQEALYLAESTLEQLRLKGGDLESRVQFAKMTKSPIMVEVQKTRESHRFTVTSTITDLGSIPGLKLLEVEVNWRGVSGEIRRLILKSARYNTDATK; encoded by the coding sequence GTGATTTTAATTAAGCAGGTTCGTGGGTTTGGGCTGATGGAAGTACTTATCGTTATGTCCCTTATTTCTTTCTCTATTTTAGGCTTAGCCCAACTTCAAATCGATACACTGAGAAGTGCTCGGCTAGCCCAACGACAGCAAGAGGCATTGTACCTAGCTGAATCTACGTTAGAGCAATTGCGTTTAAAGGGTGGTGACTTAGAAAGCCGTGTTCAATTCGCGAAAATGACCAAGTCTCCAATAATGGTCGAAGTACAAAAAACGAGGGAGAGCCATCGATTTACGGTGACGTCAACAATTACGGACCTGGGGAGCATTCCAGGCCTCAAACTGCTTGAAGTAGAGGTCAATTGGCGCGGTGTCTCGGGTGAAATTCGTCGTTTAATCTTAAAGAGTGCGCGATATAATACCGATGCCACTAAATAA
- a CDS encoding DUF3622 domain-containing protein codes for MSASKKFSYKVIEKRNGWAAEIVRQVTAQRTAVSKREMGFETEAEAIAWGERELPAFIAMQAERNKRKSAGRKAEKE; via the coding sequence ATGAGTGCCAGTAAAAAGTTTAGCTATAAAGTTATTGAAAAACGAAATGGTTGGGCTGCCGAAATCGTTCGTCAAGTCACCGCTCAACGCACGGCGGTATCTAAGCGAGAAATGGGTTTTGAGACTGAAGCAGAAGCGATAGCATGGGGCGAAAGAGAGTTACCAGCATTTATCGCAATGCAAGCTGAGAGAAACAAACGTAAATCTGCAGGGCGTAAAGCAGAAAAAGAATAA
- the tadA gene encoding tRNA adenosine(34) deaminase TadA, with translation MRQAISLAHEAELAGEVPVGAVLVKDGEIIARGFNRSICEHDATAHAEIQVLRQAGKVLENYRLVDTTLYVTLEPCPMCAGALLHSRVKRIVYGAPDLKSGAAGTVLNLFDTQAAYHYADVEAGLLEDECRIQLQSFFKRRRKEKKESKTNQTV, from the coding sequence ATGCGCCAAGCTATATCGCTTGCTCATGAAGCCGAATTGGCAGGAGAAGTACCCGTCGGTGCTGTTTTAGTTAAGGACGGGGAGATTATTGCTCGAGGTTTTAATCGTTCTATTTGTGAACACGATGCTACCGCTCACGCTGAAATACAGGTGTTAAGGCAGGCTGGGAAGGTACTAGAGAACTACCGTTTAGTCGATACCACTTTATATGTCACTTTGGAACCATGCCCTATGTGCGCAGGGGCGTTGTTGCATAGTCGAGTAAAGCGCATTGTTTATGGCGCGCCAGATCTAAAGTCTGGGGCTGCCGGAACCGTGCTAAATCTGTTTGATACCCAAGCGGCTTACCATTATGCCGATGTAGAGGCTGGATTGTTGGAAGATGAGTGCCGAATTCAGCTGCAATCTTTCTTTAAACGAAGACGCAAAGAGAAGAAAGAGTCAAAAACAAATCAAACCGTTTGA
- a CDS encoding prepilin-type N-terminal cleavage/methylation domain-containing protein — translation MAIQNVSGIRALKRANVGGFTLVEMLVTSALTALAMTTLTSITIASSSAAQKEIRLLLLHSAVSDSLRFIQDDLRRASKIISSESELSYTYREGDEVIYSVFKADSKEQKLKYCSYKVTDPSINRQCHPFYSVFDQTQIRLVSFTVKETQMSGVEPALFELSLTASLVDIEAQFNLTISVAMR, via the coding sequence ATGGCTATTCAGAATGTTAGTGGGATAAGGGCACTAAAACGCGCCAATGTAGGTGGGTTCACCTTAGTTGAGATGCTTGTGACGAGTGCGCTAACGGCGTTAGCGATGACCACTTTAACCTCCATCACGATTGCGAGTAGTTCTGCCGCTCAGAAGGAGATTCGATTGCTTCTTCTGCACAGTGCGGTTTCTGATTCATTGCGCTTTATTCAGGATGATCTTAGAAGAGCGAGTAAGATAATAAGTTCAGAGTCAGAACTGAGTTACACCTATCGAGAGGGTGACGAGGTTATCTATTCCGTGTTTAAAGCCGATAGCAAAGAGCAAAAACTTAAATATTGTTCCTACAAGGTAACGGACCCATCCATCAATAGACAGTGTCATCCCTTCTATTCGGTGTTTGATCAGACTCAGATACGTCTGGTTAGCTTTACGGTTAAAGAGACGCAGATGAGCGGTGTTGAGCCCGCCCTATTTGAACTATCGCTGACGGCTTCCTTGGTTGATATAGAGGCGCAATTTAACCTGACGATAAGCGTGGCAATGCGATGA